Genomic segment of Esox lucius isolate fEsoLuc1 chromosome 15, fEsoLuc1.pri, whole genome shotgun sequence:
GccgtgtgtgggggggtggggggggggttaaaaagCAGCTGGCCGCTCAAGAGGACTAGAAAGCTCTAGAACAATCTAGCATTGAGCTGGAACAGAGCATTGTCTCCTGTCTGTTGGCCAAAGGCACCTCTACTGACCTGGGAAGGCAATAGAACTTAGCTCTTGAACGATGTTGTCTGAAGTGAAGACAGAAGTGCACTCGTCTTGGTTGGCAGGTTGGGCCCTACACGTTATGGACATTACAGAATACCAAGTGTATCACAAATAAAGGGCAATTAGATCAATGTCAATCCCACTGAATGTGGGGAACAGCCCAAGGGGTTAAAATGGTTGTGCAGCCCGTGGTAATGGTCTAGTGTGTCTGCCCACACCCCCCTCTGTGTTCTGCTCTCCCCAGGAAGCCTGCGGACCTCCAGAACCTGGCCCCAGGAACACACCCTCCCTTCATCACCTTCAATGGGGAGGTCAAGACCGATGTCAACAAGATTGAGGAGTTCCTGGAGGATGTCCTCAGCCCCCCCAAGTGAGTTGTCTGGGAGGCACCAGCCTGTCCCACCCTTCACCGGGCGCATCACACTGGCTGCGCGACAGCATACCTAGAACTCTAAACGATGTTTGTAGCGCATctaaactctgtgtgtgtctgtgtgtgtgtgtgtaggttcaCAAAGCTCAGTGCCAGACACCCTGAGTCCAACACGGCTGGTATGGATATCTTTGCCAAGTTCTCCGCTTTCATCAAAAACTCTAAGCCAGATGCCAACGAAGGTGAGTCTTCcctcaacagaaacacacaaacatactcaaCGGTTAGCTCCATGGTCGGGTCAATGCTACTTATAAGATGGTGGATAaggagtttttatttttttatttaagacaTGCTGGTGCCTGGGAGGGAGTTGTACGGTTGCTAGGAAACAGCAGTAGCCTGAGGTGGTTGGTTGCTGGGTGACGGGGGGTGCTGACACAGGGCTTTTGTTCTCTGGGGTGGCCTCTCAGTCCCCTGGCCCATTCCGCCTCTGTTTCCCATGTCACCTGGCTGGACTCTCTGAAAAACAACCATGACAGCCTGATAAAACAAGAAATGGCCTGAGTGTGAGCTCAAAGCAACTCCTTTATCTCCTCTAGTTTAGGTTTAACAGCGTGCCACAGCTATACTTTATATGGCCCTCTCAAAACTACCTGATAACACAATCATACTGTGACCATGGAAAGACCGTTGTATAAGACTGGAGAACAACATAAAgtcatgtttatttatgtttatctatatggatgccatgtcatctggtgTTAGCTGTTTATGGCTTACAGGATAAGTTCATGTCCTCTGCTATCTTGGATGGAATGACTTCTATTGTCCACACTGCGAAAATATTGACCCATCGTGACAGTTTGCTCTGAATACGTTTTGGACCATGTCCATGCTGAAAGTCATATCTGAATGATATGATGTCCTATTTATAAGATGGCAACACTGTAAGATGTAGAACAGCATACCCAGTCACACCCAGGCTAAACACCCAGCATGTTAATCAATCCAATAAGCCACATTGAGTTCAACGCAGCTATTTAATGATGATTATTAAACCTTTGTTGGGTGCTTATAGATTATTTGTCTTGTTTCAGACTGTGTATTATGCATATGTGAACTGTAAATGTGTATAGGATTACCTTAATGTCATGAACAGGGTCCGCTATCATGATCAGTGGGTTTGGAGCAGATGGGCCTTGAGCAAAGTACTTCAACCTATAGGTTGTACGTTTGGGTTCAAACTTTTAACCTTTTTGTTAGTGGTTAAGTGTTCTTACCGCTAGGCTACCTGGTTCCAGTTGCCAGGAAGGTAGATGTATGCACCAATTCTTATTTGTTCTCAAGATAATGCCGAAAACCCAATGAGGAATACTCAGTCAAGGCAGCTTCCATTCTGCAAACTAATAAAATGCTGCCCTCTGGTGGTTGAGTACAGAACCGCCGTGGTATCCTTTTATGTCCTGGTTAAGGAAGATCGCTGAATACTCTGCGCGGTATAGGCAGCTGGTTTGTGAAAGCTGGTCAGCTGTGCTACCGGAATATGCTCAGCCTTCCCTTTCATGCTACAGGTCTGGAGCGCGGCCTGCTGAAGACCCTGCAGAAGCTGAACGATTACCTGCATTCTCCGCTGCCTGACGAGATCGACCACAACAGCATCGAGGACATCAAGGTTTCCACGCGCAAGTTTCTGGACGGCGACGACATGACACTAGCTGACTGCAACCTTCTGCCCAAGCTGCACATCGTCAAGGTGACTGTGGAGTCCAATAAGCAGGATGTTTTGTGCAGGCGTGAGCTGGGTTAGAGGTTCCCACTGTAAACACACATCACCTATGCTGATGAGGGAGCACAGCCTGAATTCTGGGATGTTCATCCTTGCAAAACATCTTTATGCAGTGTCCTTAAGGGGAGCTTTAGCTAAAATCACGAAATTCTGGGATTTCATGCGTTGGTACTAGATGGTTGGAGTTGGGACAGCTGTGAAACAAATGGGACATGTGATTTTATGTTCTGAGCTCGGCTCAGTCGCCagtctttatttttattgacgCACGTATTTGCTATTTTAAAGTACTATTGGTTTGGAGTCAGGACCTGTTTACTTCACCTTAAACAGTGGTGACGATTTCATGTAATGAATTGGTGGCTGACTGCCAGATATGTGGTGGACTGCCAGAAAGGAAATGCATGCTTTTGTGGGGAAGCTGTTCTATGCCCTTATTTGGAGCTTCATATGCAAGTGTTTTGGTGGAAGATGCATTGAAAGATGCGAGAAGTACTACGGCCAAGTTAGTTGTGAAACCTGGTAATCTGAAGCCATACTGTAGCAGCCAGAGCCAGTGAGTGTTTGAAAGGAGTTCTGTGGTTTGCTCCTGGTTTGTTCATGTGTAGCACACTTGGTATGAGGGTGGTGTTTTCAACCCCAGGATTGTTTTGGTTCCTCTGAGGGGCCAGTTTGAAAGTGTAGGTACTCCATAGTGTAAGGCATCCTGCTAATAGTCTgttacattgttattttttttatcacctaCGCCATTGTTTTGTATGAAAAACACTGCCCATGAATGAGCATTGTAGTCAAGCtgtcaagttcagttaaatatagACTGTTGAGCCACTACCACCTCTCTGAATTCCAATCTACTGCAGTGGCTATTCTAATGTACACAGAATAGACATGTTGCTGAATTCCAGCGTGTGGAGGTGTACATGATATCTGAGACCATCTGATCCAGCAGCACTGTTGATAATGCTTTTTAGTGGAAAAAAGCCAGCAAAAAACATTCATCTCCTAGTAACTGAAACATGAAACTACATGGTTTTTATATTAGTCACAAAACTTCTTCCGCAATTTGTGTCATCTACAATTGTTTTGGCCGGGACTCCCTGACTTCCAGAAGGGATAGACATTGGTTGATGTCTTCGTAGGGGCTGTCCTGCAGAAACTCCCTCACCTGACATTTAGTGAGAAAGCTGCAGTACTCTGCTAGGAATACGGCAGGCTTACGTAGAGTTAGGCAAAACCGCTTTTGCCTCCTGTGCCCCTCATGCTGGGAATGCCTTTCGGTGTAACCACAGTTAGATGTCTTGGTGCCTATAAGGTGGGTCAAATGTTTGATAGTCTTAATTGTGATTTCTATTCttaatttgtgtttctgtcagtatatctctttttttcttctatatTTCTGTTAGACAGGGCTCAACTGTAAAATAGACCTGTGTCTCAGCTTGATTTCCCTGTTTACAAAATACTTAGCcttattatataaaataatcaCAATCATTTTAGGTGGGAATAATGTGACCTGTTTTTGCTGCTGTCTTGAGTTTTCACTACAGCGAGAGAATGACAAACTCCACCAAACTAGTTTCGATGTATGGAATCACTTGTGAATATCTGGATTTGAGAAAGCTTCCCCTTTAAGGCCAATAGCTCTTTTCCCGGGTAATAATTGTACCTCTCTTGTAGGGACCTCTTTTTGTGTTCGGGAACTAACATGCTTCACTTCCCTCTGCGTTGCCAGGTGGTGGCCAAGAAGTACAGAGGCTTTGACATCCCCAGAGACATGACGGGCATCTGGCAGTACCTGCAGAATGCCTACACCCGCGAGGAGTTCACCAACACCTGCCCCAGCGACAAAGAAATTGAAATCGCCTACCAAGATGTGGCCAAGAGGCTGGTCAAATAGGCCTGGCCTGTTtccaaccccccctccccccacccaccccgccgcacccccaacccccccagcACTGGGACAGGTCCGTTCAGACACGAAAGAGAAAACGATGGACTacctttccttctctcctcatTTAAAGCAATCTGAATGCATGCCCTTTGTTCCTGttttccctttttatttttggaaGATCTTTTTGAGTACATGAAGCAGCTCAGAAAGATCACTGAAGGTCCATTGTTTTGTCGCTTTGATTTCATGACGATGAAGCATCCGACTGGCGAGACAGTGAAGGATCTGCCAGAGTGGACACAGGCGGATGTGTGTAGGAGTTTATCAGTGTTGGTGGGTGAATGACATACAGTCCTTATAAAGTGGCCTTCTGGCTGACCCACTATTTCTTATGGGAATACGGTCACAAGCATTTGTTTTCTATTGTCTGTTAAACTGTTCAACATTGACATGCTTTTTACGCTTGCTATGAATGTGAACATTACAAGgctgatttagttttttttgctaaATGGATTGGTTTAAACAGTGTTGGAAGCTTCAGGTTTGGCTCCAGAGGAAATTAAGGCATGTTTCATTTGCAATTAGTTGCTATGCCAAGTTTGACAttgcaatgtgttttatttaactgttgCGTTGCTTAAGTGAGTTGAAATAGCCTTTATACAGGTATGGCTACCAGTCACCTTATCTATGCTCAAATACAGTTTTCTCCATGACCTTGTATttacacacatgtaaaattggTGCAACCATCCCTGACAATATGCTAGCTGAGCTCAGTCTAGGCTTTCAGACATGTACCAGGTGCTTAAATTAGATGTTTTCAGCTCAGGACCATGGAACCTGAGATTCCAGAAATATTACACCATATGTAGCAAACTAAACAACCATTAACACTTACATGGGGAAACGAGCTGTCCGTCATTGCGTTGCCCAGCATAACTGGTACATATAAACACTGACCGTCAAGGCAGTAAAGCtcaatcatatcagaactttttatcATGTTCCCCCCTCCACTGTAAAGCATGAAAAGGGAACGATTTAGCGTTTGTTGTGCTGGCAGCGGTATTAACTCTACTTCAACC
This window contains:
- the clic4 gene encoding chloride intracellular channel protein 4 isoform X2, which translates into the protein MAGSDGESIGNCPFSQRLFMILWLKGVVFNVTTVDLKRKPADLQNLAPGTHPPFITFNGEVKTDVNKIEEFLEDVLSPPKFTKLSARHPESNTAGMDIFAKFSAFIKNSKPDANEGLERGLLKTLQKLNDYLHSPLPDEIDHNSIEDIKVSTRKFLDGDDMTLADCNLLPKLHIVKVVAKKYRGFDIPRDMTGIWQYLQNAYTREEFTNTCPSDKEIEIAYQDVAKRLVK
- the clic4 gene encoding chloride intracellular channel protein 4 isoform X1, with the translated sequence MSLSVPQNGIKADNEPVIELFVKAGSDGESIGNCPFSQRLFMILWLKGVVFNVTTVDLKRKPADLQNLAPGTHPPFITFNGEVKTDVNKIEEFLEDVLSPPKFTKLSARHPESNTAGMDIFAKFSAFIKNSKPDANEGLERGLLKTLQKLNDYLHSPLPDEIDHNSIEDIKVSTRKFLDGDDMTLADCNLLPKLHIVKVVAKKYRGFDIPRDMTGIWQYLQNAYTREEFTNTCPSDKEIEIAYQDVAKRLVK